From one Lolium rigidum isolate FL_2022 chromosome 4, APGP_CSIRO_Lrig_0.1, whole genome shotgun sequence genomic stretch:
- the LOC124647966 gene encoding cation/H(+) antiporter 15-like — translation MADTMLGSTAGELPAKNVTGMTGPGAGEAVVCYSQMMVTTYGIWQGVSPLEFSLPLFILQTAIIVGTTRLLVVLLKPFRQPRVIAEILAGVILGPSLMGQVGTWAGTVFPLRSLLTLETVAHLGLLYFLFLVGLEMDVNVIRRSGKKAVIIAVAGMALPFCIGTATSFIFRHQVSKNVHQASFLLFLGVALSVTAFPVLARILAEIKLLNSDLGKIAMSAAIVNDMCAWILLALAIAISEVNSTPFSSLWVLLSGVAFVLACFYVVRPGMWWLVRRVPEGETISDVQITLILTGVMIAGVCTDAIGIHSVFGAFVYGLVIPSGELGVVLIEKMEDFVTGLLLPLFFAISGLRTNLTRVRDPTTVGLLVLVFVMASFAKIMGTILIAISYTMTFRDGVALGFLMNTRGLVEMIVLNIGRDKQVLDDESFAVMVLVSVAMTALVTPVVTTVYRPARRLVGYKRRNLQRSKHDAELRMLACVHTTRNVPSIISLLELSNPTKRSPIFIYALHLVELTGRASNMLAAHHTAGNQGASEHIFNAFENYEESVGGVSVQALTAVSPYQTMHEDVSVLAEDKHVSLIVLPFHKQQTVDGGMEPINPNLRGFNESILAAAPCSIGILVDRGISAATARMASVHHVALLFFGGPDDREGLAYAWRLVENPGVCLTIIRFVPPGYTPPPPAATMAPPAVAGSRAITIVPDIPRTERQMDEEYLNEFRSRNVGNESILYAEQVVANSEETMAAIRNLDLAHELYIVGRQPGDESSPLTSALTEWMESPELGPIGDLLVSSEFSKMVSVLVMQQYVITAAQPAGMAPVVAAQAAPTIADDPVRQYLTNANQRSPMSGGGRGVWGGGF, via the exons ATGGCCGACACGATGCTAGGGAGCACGGCCGGCGAGCTTCCGGCCAAGAACGTCACCGGCATGACCGGCCCCGGCGCGGGGGAGGCGGTGGTGTGCTACTCCCAAATGATGGTCACCACGTACGGCATCTGGCAGGGCGTGAGCCCGCTCGAGTTCTCCCTCCCGCTCTTCATCCTCCAGACGGCCATCATCGTCGGCACCAcccgcctcctcgtcgtcctcctcaagCCATTCCGACAGCCCCGCGTCATCGCTGAGATCCTC GCCGGCGTGATCCTGGGGCCGTCGCTGATGGGGCAGGTGGGGACGTGGGCGGGCACGGTGTTCCCGTTGCGGAGCCTGCTCACCCTCGAGACGGTGGCGCACCTGGGCCTCCTctacttcctcttcctcgtcggcctCGAGATGGACGTCAACGTCATCAGGCGCTCCGGGAAGAAGGCGGTGATCATCGCGGTGGCCGGCATGGCGCTGCCCTTCTGCATCGGCACcgccacctccttcatcttccgGCACCAGGTGTCCAAGAACGTGCACCAGGCCTCCTTCCTGCTCTTCCTCGGCGTCGCGCTCTCCGTCACCGCCTTCCCGGTGCTCGCCCGCATCCTCGCCGAGATCAAGCTCCTCAACTCCGACCTCGGCAAGATCGCCATGTCCGCCGCCATCGTCAACGACATGTGCGCCTGGATCCTGCTCGCGCTCGCCATCGCCATCTCCGAGGTGAACAGCACCCCGTTCTCCTCCCTCTGGGTGCTCCTCTCCGGGGTGGCATTCGTGCTCGCCTGCTTCTACGTCGTGCGCCCGGGCATGTGGTGGCTCGTGCGCCGCGTGCCAGAGGGCGAGACCATCAGCGACGTGCAGATCACGCTCATACTCACGGGCGTCATGATCgccggcgtgtgcaccgacgccaTCGGCATCCACTCCGTGTTCGGGGCCTTCGTGTACGGGCTGGTGATACCCAGCGGGGAGCTGGGCGTGGTGCTCATCGAGAAGATGGAGGATTTTGTGACGGGGTTGCTCCTCCCGCTCTTCTTCGCCATCAGTGGCCTCCGCACCAACTTGACCAGGGTACGCGACCCGACCACCGTGGGGCTCCTCGTGCTCGTCTTCGTCATGGCCAGCTTCGCCAAGATCATGGGCACCATTCTGATCGCCATCTCCTACACCATgaccttccgcgacggcgtcgccCTCGGTTTCCTCATGAACACAAGGGGGCTCGTCGAGATGATTGTCCTCAACATTGGAAGGGACAAACAG GTGTTGGACGATGAGTCATTTGCGGTGATGGTGCTGGTGTCGGTGGCGATGACGGCGCTGGTGACGCCGGTGGTAACGACGGTGTACCGTCCGGCGCGGCGGCTGGTCGGGTACAAGCGGCGCAACCTGCAGCGTTCGAAGCACGACGCGGAGCTGCGCATGCTGGCGTGCGTGCACACCACCCGCAACGTGCCGTCCATCATCTCCCTCCTCGAGCTCTCCAACCCGACCAAGCGCTCCCCCATCTTCATCTACGCGCTCCATCTCGTGGAGCTCACCGGCCGCGCCTCCAACATGCTCGCCGCCCACCACACAGCCGGCAACCAGGGCGCCAGCGAACACATCTTTAACGCCTTCGAGAACTACGAGGAGAGCGTCG GCGGCGTGTCGGTCCAGGCGTTGACGGCGGTGTCGCCGTACCAGACGATGCACGAGGACGTGTCGGTGCTGGCGGAGGACAAGCATGTCTCCCTCATCGTGCTCCCGTTCCACAAGCAGCAGACAGTGGACGGCGGCATGGAGCCCATCAACCCCAACCTCAGGGGCTTCAACGAGAGCATCCTCGCGGCGGCGCCCTGCTCCATCGGCATCCTCGTCGACCGGGGCATCAGCGCCGCCACGGCGCGCATGGCCAGCGTGCACCACGTCGCGCTTCTCTTCTTCGGCGGGCCCGACGACCGCGAGGGGCTCGCGTACGCGTGGCGGTTGGTCGAGAACCCGGGCGTCTGCCTCACCATCATCCGCTTCGTCCCGCCAGGCTACACGCCACCGCCGCCCGCGGCGACGATGGCGCCGCCTGCCGTGGCCGGCTCCCGCGCCATCACCATCGTGCCCGACATCCCCAGGACCGAGCGGCAGATGGACGAGGAGTACCTGAACGAGTTCCGGTCGCGCAACGTGGGCAACGAGTCCATCCTGTACGCGGAGCAGGTGGTGGCCAACAGCGAGGAGACGATGGCGGCTATCAGGAACCTGGACCTTGCGCACGAGCTGTACATCGTCGGCAGGCAACCCGGCGATGAGAGCTCGCCGCTCACGTCGGCGCTGACCGAGTGGATGGAGTCGCCGGAGCTGGGGCCCATCGGGGACCTGCTCGTGTCGTCCGAGTTCTCCAAGATGGTGTCCGTGCTGGTGATGCAGCAGTACGTGATCACCGCGGCGCAGCCGGCGGGAATGGCGCCCGTGGTGGCCGCGCAGGCCGCGCCGACGATAGCGGACGACCCCGTGCGGCAGTACCTGACCAATGCCAACCAGCGGTCACCGAtgagcggcggcgggcgcggcgtaTGGGGCGGTGGGTTCTGA
- the LOC124647967 gene encoding BTB/POZ and MATH domain-containing protein 1-like produces MRGVWSNLLEEGLVSSSSSVPSESPAVAKPYDRSRGSCSGDHSPQEEKSIEQQQHAVIKLRRQVSRSPLPRAMSSAIAAAGKPSLSASTIVAASTSGCHILKIEGYSRTKGTPTGQVLYSSQFAVGGHCWRICYYPNGDESDTADYISVYLMLDEDVTEDVKAQFKIYFAKLVEKQPSWTSRTVRNFPSQEMWGYRKFIEREYFEKSEHLKDDSFTIKCDVAVVRDICTKEITAPKFVSVPPPELNQHLCDLLKTEKGADVVFEVGGETIAAHRCVLASRSSVFSAELFGFMKEGDTAGVVRIDDMEVQVFKALLYFAYTDSLLQTEKEEEDVMCQHLLVAADRYNMQRLKLMCEEKLCEYIDVGSVATILALAEQHHCDGLKKACFNFLSCPAYRRAVVATNGFQHLYKSCPSLVTELIAMPLPS; encoded by the coding sequence ATGAGAGGAGTATGGTCGAATCTTCTCGAGGAAGGTTTAGTCTCCTCTTCTAGCTCGGTTCCTTCTGAATCCCCAGCTGTGGCAAAACCCTACGACAGGAGTAGGGGCAGTTGCAGCGGTGACCACTCTCCCCAGGAAGAGAAGTCCattgagcagcagcagcacgcgGTTATCAAGCTGCGTCGCCAAGTTTCCAGATCGCCACTTCCCAGAGCCATGTCATCCGCtatcgccgccgccggcaagccgTCGCTGTCCGCCTCCACCATCGTCGCCGCCTCGACGAGCGGGTGTCACATCCTCAAGATCGAAGGTTACTCGCGCACCAAGGGAACCCCCACTGGTCAAGTTCTCTATTCGAGCCAATTCGCCGTCGGTGGCCATTGCTGGCGCATCTGCTATTACCCCAATGGCGATGAATCCGACACCGCGGACTACATATCTGTTTACCTAATGCTCGATGAAGATGTAACCGAGGATGTGAAGGCGCAGTTCAAGATTTATTTTGCCAAGCTGGTCGAGAAGCAACCGTCATGGACATCGAGAACTGTCAGAAACTTCCCTAGTCAGGAGATGTGGGGATATCGAAAGTTCATCGAAAGGGAGTATTTTGAGAAGTCGGAGCATCTCAAGGACGATTCTTTCACAATCAAGTGCGACGTTGCTGTCGTCCGCGACATCTGCACCAAGGAGATCACAGCTCCGAAGTTTGTCTCTGTGCCTCCACCTGAACTGAACCAGCACCTGTGTGATCTCCTCAAGACCGAGAAGGGCGCCGATGTTGTGTTTGAAGTAGGCGGTGAGACGATTGCCGCACATCGGTGTGTTCTCGCATCCCGATCCTCAGTCTTCAGCGCGGAGCTCTTCGGTTTTATGAAGGAGGGCGACACTGCTGGTGTCGTTCGCATAGATGACATGGAAGTACAGGTGTTCAAGGCATTGCTGTACTTTGCCTACACAGACTCATTGCTACAGACAgagaaagaagaggaagatgtCATGTGCCAGCATCTGCTCGTTGCGGCGGACAGGTATAATATGCAGAGGCTAAAGCTGATGTGCGAGGAAAAGTTATGTGAGTACATCGATGTGGGCAGCGTTGCAACCATCCTAGCGCTTGCTGAGCAGCACCACTGTGATGGACTGAAGAAGGCATGCTTTAATTTTCTCAGTTGCCCCGCATATCGGCGAGCAGTTGTGGCCACTAATGGCTTCCAACATTTGTATAAGAGCTGCCCTTCTCTTGTGACGGAGCTGATTGCCATGCCCTTGCCATCTTAA